CATGGTCGCAGCCGTGCTTTTGAGCAGACGCAATGGCGCAACAAAAACCATCTCTGCCGCCGTCAGCGCCGTCGGCCTAGAGGCCTTCATCGTTGCATTCATCGCCAACTCGATCAGGCTCATCCTCAAGGGCTCCATCATCCACCTCGTTACCGGCATCGTCCTGACCGGCATCGGAGGGTTGCTTCTCTGGAAGGCTCTCCGAGGAGAGGAGGAAGAATCAGAGGAAGATCAACGATCAAGCAGCTGGTTAAAGATTTTTGTGATATTCTTCCTTGCCGAACTCGGCGATGTCACCCAGGCCACAACGGCTGGCTTCTCATTGGCTACCGGCGCACCGATCTGGG
Above is a window of Ferrimicrobium sp. DNA encoding:
- a CDS encoding TMEM165/GDT1 family protein, producing MNITEFLLILVITLAAELTDKSMVAAVLLSRRNGATKTISAAVSAVGLEAFIVAFIANSIRLILKGSIIHLVTGIVLTGIGGLLLWKALRGEEEESEEDQRSSSWLKIFVIFFLAELGDVTQATTAGFSLATGAPIWVGLAATLGMGISLTTAVALTRFTQHLSQRLLYTLAGLIILVLAGLSFAGIGV